A portion of the Colius striatus isolate bColStr4 chromosome 1, bColStr4.1.hap1, whole genome shotgun sequence genome contains these proteins:
- the TSKU gene encoding tsukushi — MQSLAWFNLLLLLPCFGATKTCFPGCHCEVESFGLFDSFSLTKVDCSGIGSHIVPVPIPLDTSYLDLSSNKLETINESMLTGPGYTTLVSLDLSYNKIAKISSTTFSRLRYLESLDLSHNSLQVLPEDCFSTSPLGDIDLSNNKLLDISMDIFASRGQGKPLNVDLSNNMLSTVTRHREKSIPNIQNLNLSGNRLTSVPNLQGIPLRYLNLDGNPLVRIKKGDFTGLKGLIHLSLSSLRGFGELSPYSFKELPALQVLDLSSNPNLKSLPAEVIFGLNSLQELNLSGTGVSSLPKTVLKYLPSIKSITLGKNIQCLKTIKEGQYHRQMGLTKREELTCHDSHGSVAAAPYVS; from the coding sequence ATGCAGTCCCTAGCCTGGTTCaacttgctgcttctccttccttgttTTGGTGCCACCAAAACCTGCTTCCCTGGCTGCCACTGTGAAGTGGAAAGCTTTGGTCTCTTTGACAGCTTCAGCTTGACCAAGGTGGACTGCAGTGGGATAGGCTCACACATTGTTCCTGTCCCAATCCCTCTGGATACCTCCTACTTGGATCTATCATCAAACAAGCTGGAAACAATCAATGAATCCATGCTTACTGGCCCTGGGTACACCACCTTGGTCAGCCTTGACCTGAGCTACAATAAAATTGCCAAGATTTCCTCCACCACCTTCTCCAGGCTTCGGTACCTGGAGTCCTTAGATCTGAGTCATAACTCTCTGCAAGTCCTTCCAGAGGATTGTTTCTCCACTTCTCCTCTGGGTGACATTGACTTGAGTAATAACAAGCTTTTGGATATATCGATGGACATTTTTGCTTCCAGAGGCCAAGGAAAACCCCTGAATGTGGATCTATCCAATAACATGCTCAGCACAGTTACAAGGCACCGTGAAAAGAGCATCCCCAACATCCAGAACTTAAATCTTTCTGGCAACAGGCTAACATCTGTGCCAAACCTCCAAGGGATTCCTCTGAGATACTTAAATCTTGATGGGAACCCTCTAGTCAGGATTAAGAAAGGAGACTTCACAGGGCTGAAAGGTTTGATTCATCTGTCCCTCAGCAGCCTGCGTGGCTTTGGGGAGTTATCACCTTATAGCTTCAAGGAACTCCCAGCCCTCCAAGTTCTGGATTTATCCAGCAATCCCAACCTGAAGTCACTGCCTGCTGAAGTTATCTTCGGTCTAAACTCCCTACAAGAGCTCAACCTCTCTGGGACAGGTGTCTCATCCTTGCCAAAGACTGTGCTGAAATACCTGCCTTCCATCAAAAGCATCACCTTGGGGAAGAACATACAGTGTCTTAAGACCATCAAAGAAGGACAGTACCACCGACAAATGGGGCTGACCAAAAGAGAGGAGCTCACCTGCCACGACAGCCACGGGTCCGTGGCAGCAGCGCCTTACGTCTCGTGA